The following are from one region of the Halorussus rarus genome:
- a CDS encoding AMP-binding protein has product MDTLEDVDEIVHEPSREFVESTNVYQFMQEHGIDDYDELIERTTTEVEGVEASGVDWFWDELVDHLGLDFYEDYDEVRDDSDGPQFSEWYPGGELNVAHNVVDRHAAPDTVASETQRADGKAVNSGTRNKVACIWEGEDGEVREITYHELHRQTNKVANALEERGVGAGDTVGLYMPMVPEVISILYGAFKVGAIAVPIFSGFGVDATATRIADPECSVLFTADGFYRRGDEVSLKGTADEAIEQAGYVEHTIVYDRFGTREGSEDGTPDIPWNDDRDEWWGEAVETRSDEYDTRSMASNDESMLLYSSGTTGKPKGIVHTHAGALVQAAKEIYFGFDHKPEDRFFWVSDIGWMMGPWTLIGNHALGGTVFMYEGAPDYPEPDRFWEMIDRHGISTFGISPTAIRALRKYGDEHVEKHDLSTLRLLGSTGEPWDPESWLWFHEKVGGGEAPIINISGGTEIMGCFLMPMPVQSLKPCTLGGPGLGMDIDIVNSQGESIADTHERGFLVARDSCPSMTKSLWEGDERYLAEYWSTFEDPPLWDHGDWAQKDEDGFWFLHGRADDAINVAGRKVGPAEVEGALIDHQAVNQAAAVGVPDDTTGQAVVAYVILEEGRDVSDALREELREQVGQELGKPFKPREILFVDEFPKTQSGKIIRRAIEATYTGEDLGDMSSIENPEALDELEAAQ; this is encoded by the coding sequence ATGGATACGCTCGAAGACGTCGACGAGATCGTCCACGAACCGAGCCGGGAGTTCGTGGAGTCGACCAACGTCTACCAGTTTATGCAGGAGCACGGCATCGACGACTACGACGAACTCATCGAACGGACGACCACCGAGGTCGAGGGGGTCGAGGCGTCCGGCGTCGACTGGTTCTGGGACGAACTGGTCGACCACCTCGGCCTCGACTTCTACGAGGACTACGACGAAGTCCGGGACGACAGCGACGGACCGCAGTTCTCCGAGTGGTACCCCGGCGGCGAGCTCAACGTCGCGCACAACGTCGTCGACCGCCACGCCGCGCCCGACACCGTTGCGTCGGAGACGCAACGAGCAGACGGCAAAGCCGTCAACAGCGGGACCCGCAACAAGGTCGCGTGCATCTGGGAGGGCGAGGACGGCGAGGTCCGGGAGATAACCTACCACGAGCTCCACCGCCAGACGAACAAGGTCGCCAACGCGCTGGAGGAGCGCGGCGTCGGGGCGGGCGACACGGTCGGGCTCTACATGCCGATGGTGCCCGAGGTCATCTCGATCCTCTACGGCGCGTTCAAGGTCGGGGCCATCGCGGTGCCCATCTTCTCCGGGTTCGGCGTCGATGCCACCGCGACCCGCATCGCGGACCCCGAGTGCTCGGTGCTGTTCACCGCCGACGGCTTCTACCGGCGGGGCGACGAGGTGTCGCTAAAGGGCACCGCCGACGAGGCCATCGAGCAGGCGGGATACGTCGAACACACGATCGTCTACGACCGGTTCGGAACTCGAGAGGGGAGCGAGGATGGCACCCCCGACATCCCGTGGAACGACGACCGCGACGAGTGGTGGGGCGAGGCGGTCGAGACCCGGTCCGACGAGTACGACACGCGGTCGATGGCCTCGAACGACGAGTCGATGCTGCTGTACTCCTCGGGGACCACCGGCAAGCCGAAGGGCATCGTCCACACCCACGCCGGGGCGCTGGTACAGGCCGCCAAGGAGATCTACTTCGGCTTCGACCACAAGCCGGAAGACCGGTTCTTCTGGGTCAGCGACATCGGGTGGATGATGGGCCCGTGGACGCTCATCGGCAACCACGCGCTCGGCGGCACCGTCTTCATGTACGAGGGCGCGCCCGACTACCCCGAGCCCGACCGGTTCTGGGAGATGATCGACCGCCACGGCATCTCGACGTTCGGCATCTCGCCGACGGCCATCCGCGCCCTGCGAAAGTACGGGGACGAGCACGTCGAGAAGCACGACCTCTCGACGCTCCGGCTGCTCGGGTCGACCGGCGAGCCCTGGGACCCCGAGAGCTGGCTGTGGTTCCACGAGAAGGTCGGCGGGGGCGAGGCGCCCATCATCAACATCTCGGGCGGCACCGAGATCATGGGCTGCTTCCTGATGCCGATGCCCGTCCAGTCGCTCAAGCCCTGCACGCTCGGCGGGCCGGGCCTCGGCATGGACATCGACATAGTGAATTCGCAGGGCGAGTCCATCGCCGACACCCACGAGCGGGGCTTCCTCGTGGCGCGGGACTCCTGTCCCTCGATGACCAAGAGCCTCTGGGAGGGCGACGAGCGATACCTCGCGGAGTACTGGTCGACGTTCGAGGATCCGCCGCTGTGGGACCACGGCGATTGGGCCCAGAAGGACGAGGACGGCTTCTGGTTCCTCCACGGCCGGGCCGACGACGCCATCAACGTCGCGGGCCGGAAGGTCGGTCCCGCCGAGGTCGAGGGCGCGCTCATCGACCACCAGGCCGTCAACCAGGCCGCCGCGGTCGGCGTCCCCGACGACACCACCGGCCAGGCCGTGGTCGCATACGTCATCCTGGAGGAGGGCCGCGACGTGAGCGACGCGCTCCGCGAGGAGCTCCGCGAGCAGGTCGGTCAGGAGCTCGGCAAGCCGTTCAAGCCCCGCGAGATACTGTTCGTCGACGAGTTCCCGAAGACCCAGAGCGGGAAGATCATCCGCCGGGCCATCGAGGCGACCTACACCGGCGAGGACCTCGGCGACATGTCCTCCATCGAGAACCCCGAGGCGCTGGACGAACTCGAAGCGGCGCAGTAG
- a CDS encoding CPBP family intramembrane glutamic endopeptidase, whose translation MPPAPMYESFAAVTLLVLGLLILLARASEAMFAGDDDGAADEDGPDDRESAVPETGAARIERHRDVGGTRAERIERRVLDDDRDGENGVPWDDADRDDAPWGENESEAGDVAGREDAPGEGTSSREPAEQEHRPGLERNELHFSTGALLANVAFSQGLFGAAVVGAAWLANVPLPALGVDLTNPWSVGLPAVAVGAAVGVALYVANELSATVVDAAGVEYSEGLRESLAPDTAVGWLVLLGVVLPVIACFEELLFRAALVGAFAAGFGVSPWLLAVLSTVAFAVGHGAQGPGGVAVTGLLGFALAAAFVLSGSLLVVVVAHYLVNALEFGVHEGLGVEWARDEHL comes from the coding sequence ATGCCGCCAGCCCCGATGTACGAGTCGTTCGCCGCCGTCACCCTGCTCGTCCTCGGACTGCTCATCCTCCTCGCGCGGGCCTCCGAGGCGATGTTCGCGGGGGACGACGACGGCGCAGCCGACGAGGACGGCCCCGACGACCGGGAGAGCGCCGTCCCGGAGACCGGCGCGGCCCGCATCGAGCGCCACCGCGACGTCGGCGGGACGCGGGCAGAGCGAATCGAGCGCCGGGTTCTGGACGACGACCGAGACGGCGAGAACGGAGTCCCGTGGGACGACGCGGACCGCGACGACGCGCCCTGGGGCGAGAACGAGTCGGAGGCCGGTGACGTGGCGGGTCGAGAGGACGCCCCCGGCGAAGGGACGAGTAGTCGCGAGCCGGCCGAACAGGAGCACCGGCCGGGGCTGGAGCGCAACGAACTCCACTTCTCGACCGGCGCGCTGCTGGCCAACGTCGCGTTCAGCCAGGGGCTGTTCGGCGCGGCGGTGGTCGGCGCGGCCTGGCTGGCGAACGTCCCCCTGCCGGCGCTCGGCGTCGACCTGACCAACCCCTGGAGCGTCGGCCTCCCGGCGGTCGCGGTGGGCGCAGCGGTCGGCGTCGCGCTGTACGTCGCCAACGAGCTCTCGGCGACGGTCGTCGACGCCGCGGGCGTCGAGTACTCCGAGGGGCTCCGGGAGTCGCTCGCACCCGACACGGCCGTCGGCTGGCTGGTGCTGCTGGGCGTGGTCCTGCCCGTCATCGCGTGCTTCGAGGAGCTGCTGTTCCGGGCGGCGCTGGTCGGGGCGTTCGCCGCGGGGTTCGGCGTCTCGCCGTGGCTGCTCGCGGTCCTCTCGACGGTCGCGTTCGCGGTCGGCCACGGCGCGCAGGGGCCCGGCGGCGTCGCGGTCACCGGCCTGCTCGGGTTCGCGCTGGCGGCGGCGTTCGTGCTCTCGGGCAGCCTGCTGGTCGTGGTGGTCGCCCACTACCTCGTGAACGCGCTGGAGTTCGGCGTTCACGAGGGACTGGGCGTCGAGTGGGCGCGGGACGAACACTTATAG
- a CDS encoding type 1 glutamine amidotransferase domain-containing protein, with translation MSESAQPLDGVTVAILVAPEGTEEVECTEPRQAVADAGATVDVLSTENGEAQLVNNDLESGETVAVDATLSDVSVDDYDALLVPGGTVGADRLRLQEEAVSFVRDHVEADRPLGVICHGPWLLVEADVVEDRTLTSFPSLQTDVRNAGGEWVDEEVVTDEELVTSRKPDDIPAFTDAVVETFAAEAE, from the coding sequence ATGAGCGAATCAGCCCAGCCCCTCGACGGCGTGACCGTCGCGATACTCGTCGCGCCCGAGGGCACCGAGGAAGTCGAGTGCACCGAGCCCAGGCAGGCCGTCGCCGACGCCGGAGCCACCGTCGACGTGCTCAGCACCGAGAACGGCGAGGCCCAACTGGTCAACAACGACCTCGAATCGGGCGAGACGGTCGCGGTCGACGCGACGCTCTCGGACGTCTCGGTCGACGACTACGACGCGCTGCTCGTCCCCGGCGGCACCGTGGGCGCCGACCGACTCCGGCTGCAGGAGGAGGCCGTGAGCTTCGTGCGCGACCACGTCGAGGCAGACCGCCCGCTCGGCGTCATCTGCCACGGCCCCTGGCTGCTGGTGGAGGCCGACGTCGTCGAGGACCGGACCCTCACCTCCTTCCCCAGCCTGCAGACCGACGTCCGCAACGCCGGCGGGGAGTGGGTCGACGAGGAAGTCGTCACCGACGAGGAACTCGTGACCAGCCGCAAGCCCGACGACATCCCGGCGTTCACCGACGCCGTCGTCGAGACGTTCGCCGCCGAAGCCGAGTAA
- the dnaJ gene encoding molecular chaperone DnaJ — protein MSEDFYDVLGVSRDADEEEIKAAYREKATEYHPDVSDDPDAEEKFKKVKKAKEVLTDEEKRQAYDQMGHDRFEQAEKRGGFDGGAGGAGRGGMGGGPFGGAGGGGMGGGMGDIFEQFFGGGSGRQSNRPQQGQDLRTRLTIDLEDAYEGVQKQVSVRRPERCDDCDGEGHPPGTESHTCRECNGRGQVTQVQQTPLGRVQQTQTCRRCGGEGEIYAETCSTCGGDGTVTREATLSVEVPAGIQSGQSLQMEGEGAPGPNGGPNGDLLIEVEVEDHPDFERDGDDLHLQEPISFPQATFGDTVEIATLDGTVEMDVPAGTQSGETFRLQGKGMPRLRRRGQGDLYVQVQVVTPSDLNQEQKEALEQFAEAGGEEVSVDEGFFEKIKNSF, from the coding sequence ATGAGCGAGGACTTCTACGACGTGCTCGGCGTGAGCAGAGACGCCGACGAGGAGGAGATCAAGGCGGCCTACCGCGAGAAGGCCACCGAGTACCACCCCGACGTCAGCGACGACCCGGACGCCGAGGAGAAGTTCAAGAAGGTCAAGAAGGCAAAGGAGGTGCTGACCGACGAGGAGAAGCGCCAGGCGTACGACCAGATGGGCCACGACCGCTTCGAGCAGGCCGAGAAGCGCGGCGGCTTCGACGGCGGCGCGGGCGGCGCCGGCCGCGGCGGCATGGGCGGCGGTCCGTTCGGCGGCGCCGGCGGTGGCGGGATGGGCGGCGGCATGGGCGACATCTTCGAGCAGTTCTTCGGCGGCGGAAGCGGCCGCCAGTCCAACCGGCCCCAGCAGGGCCAGGACCTCCGGACGCGGCTGACCATCGACCTCGAGGACGCCTACGAGGGCGTCCAGAAGCAGGTCAGCGTCCGCCGGCCCGAGCGGTGCGACGACTGCGACGGCGAGGGCCACCCGCCGGGCACCGAGTCGCACACCTGCCGGGAGTGCAACGGCCGCGGCCAGGTCACCCAGGTCCAGCAGACGCCGCTCGGCCGGGTCCAGCAGACCCAGACCTGCCGGCGCTGCGGCGGCGAGGGCGAGATCTACGCCGAGACGTGCTCGACCTGCGGCGGCGACGGCACGGTCACCCGGGAGGCCACCCTCTCGGTCGAGGTGCCGGCGGGCATCCAGTCGGGCCAGAGCCTCCAGATGGAGGGCGAGGGCGCGCCCGGCCCCAACGGCGGGCCGAACGGCGACCTGCTCATCGAGGTCGAGGTCGAGGACCACCCCGACTTCGAGCGCGACGGCGACGACCTCCACCTCCAGGAGCCCATCTCGTTCCCGCAGGCGACGTTCGGCGACACCGTCGAAATCGCGACGCTCGACGGCACCGTCGAGATGGACGTTCCCGCGGGCACCCAGAGCGGCGAGACGTTCCGGCTCCAGGGCAAGGGGATGCCCCGCCTCCGCCGGCGCGGCCAGGGCGACCTCTACGTGCAGGTGCAGGTCGTGACGCCCTCGGACCTGAACCAGGAGCAGAAGGAGGCCCTCGAGCAGTTCGCGGAAGCCGGCGGCGAGGAGGTCAGCGTCGACGAGGGGTTCTTCGAGAAGATCAAGAACTCATTCTGA
- the dnaK gene encoding molecular chaperone DnaK, producing MASNKILGIDLGTTNSAFAVMEGGDPEIIVNSEGERTTPSVVAFDDGERLVGKPAKNQAVQNPERTIQSIKRHMGEDDYTVEIDGEEYTPEQISAMILQKIKRDAEEYLGDDVEKAVITVPAYFNDKQRQATKDAGEIAGFEVERIVNEPTAASMAYGLDDESDQTVLVYDLGGGTFDVSILDLGGGVYEVVATNGDNDLGGDDWDQAIIDYLADEFQNQHNIDLRDDRQALQRLKDAAEEAKIELSSRKETDVNLPFITATDEGPVHLEESLTRAKFESLTSDLIERTVGPTEQALDDAGYSKSDIDEVILVGGSTRMPQVQEQVEEMTGQEPKKNVNPDEAVALGAAIQGGVLSGDVDDIVLLDVTPLSLGIEVKGGLFERLIDKNTTIPTEESKVFTTAADNQTSVQVRVFQGEREIAEENELLGEFQLTGIPPAPAGTPQIEVSFNIDENGIVNVSAEDQGSGNQEEITIEGGAGLSDEQIEEMQEEAEQHAEEDQQRRERIEARNEAESAVQRAETLLDENEEEIDDDLKADIEAEIDSVQEVLGDEDATKDDLEDATESLSEELQEIGKQMYQQQAQAGAGGAGAGPGGAAGAGPGGMGGQGGPGGAGAGGAGDDEYVDADFEDVDDEEDQ from the coding sequence ATGGCGAGTAACAAGATTCTGGGCATCGACCTCGGTACCACGAACAGCGCGTTCGCGGTCATGGAGGGCGGCGACCCGGAGATCATCGTCAACAGCGAGGGCGAGCGAACCACGCCCTCGGTCGTCGCCTTCGACGACGGCGAGCGCCTCGTCGGCAAGCCCGCGAAGAATCAGGCGGTCCAGAACCCCGAGCGCACCATCCAGTCCATCAAGCGCCACATGGGTGAGGACGACTACACCGTCGAGATCGACGGGGAGGAGTACACCCCCGAGCAGATCTCGGCGATGATCCTCCAGAAGATCAAGCGCGACGCCGAGGAGTACCTCGGCGACGACGTCGAGAAGGCGGTCATCACGGTCCCCGCGTACTTCAACGACAAGCAGCGCCAGGCGACCAAGGACGCCGGCGAGATCGCCGGCTTCGAGGTCGAGCGCATTGTCAACGAGCCGACCGCGGCGTCGATGGCCTACGGCCTCGACGACGAGTCCGACCAGACCGTCCTCGTCTACGACCTCGGCGGTGGCACCTTCGACGTCTCCATCCTCGACCTCGGCGGCGGCGTCTACGAGGTCGTCGCGACGAACGGCGACAACGACCTCGGCGGCGACGACTGGGACCAGGCCATCATCGACTACCTCGCCGACGAGTTCCAGAACCAGCACAACATCGACCTCCGCGACGACCGCCAGGCCCTCCAGCGCCTGAAGGACGCCGCCGAGGAGGCCAAGATCGAGCTCTCCTCCCGGAAGGAGACCGACGTCAACCTCCCGTTCATCACGGCGACCGACGAGGGGCCGGTCCACCTCGAGGAGAGCCTGACCCGCGCGAAGTTCGAGAGCCTCACCTCCGACCTCATCGAGCGGACGGTCGGCCCGACCGAGCAGGCGCTCGATGACGCCGGCTACTCCAAGTCCGACATCGACGAGGTCATTCTGGTCGGCGGCTCGACCCGGATGCCCCAGGTCCAGGAGCAGGTCGAGGAGATGACCGGCCAGGAGCCCAAGAAGAACGTCAACCCCGACGAGGCGGTCGCGCTCGGCGCGGCCATCCAGGGCGGGGTCCTCTCGGGCGACGTCGACGACATCGTGCTGCTCGACGTGACGCCCCTCTCGCTCGGCATCGAGGTCAAGGGCGGCCTGTTCGAGCGGCTCATCGACAAGAACACCACCATCCCGACCGAGGAGTCGAAGGTGTTCACCACCGCCGCCGACAACCAGACCTCGGTGCAGGTCCGGGTGTTCCAGGGCGAGCGCGAGATCGCCGAGGAGAACGAGCTGCTCGGCGAGTTCCAGCTGACCGGCATCCCGCCCGCGCCGGCCGGTACCCCGCAGATCGAGGTGTCGTTCAACATCGACGAGAACGGCATCGTCAACGTCTCCGCCGAGGACCAGGGCTCGGGCAACCAGGAGGAGATCACCATCGAGGGCGGCGCCGGGCTCTCCGACGAGCAGATCGAGGAGATGCAGGAGGAGGCCGAGCAGCACGCCGAGGAGGACCAGCAGCGCCGCGAGCGCATCGAGGCCCGCAACGAGGCCGAGAGCGCGGTCCAGCGCGCCGAGACGCTCCTCGACGAGAACGAGGAGGAGATCGACGACGACCTGAAGGCCGACATCGAGGCCGAGATCGACAGCGTCCAGGAGGTCCTCGGGGACGAGGACGCCACGAAGGACGACCTCGAGGACGCCACCGAGAGCCTGAGCGAGGAGCTCCAGGAGATCGGCAAGCAGATGTACCAGCAGCAGGCCCAGGCCGGCGCGGGCGGCGCCGGCGCTGGTCCCGGCGGCGCGGCGGGCGCCGGTCCGGGCGGCATGGGCGGCCAGGGCGGTCCGGGCGGCGCAGGTGCCGGCGGCGCCGGCGACGACGAGTACGTCGACGCCGACTTCGAGGACGTCGACGACGAGGAGGACCAGTAG
- a CDS encoding nucleotide exchange factor GrpE has translation MTDEEVTEQVREDADGADEEHEAEEDADADSAAEAQARADALGPTSTKLVAEVAIEDESLAEDLEDHLADVEAEREAASERADELESKLKRERADFQNYKKRAKKRQEQLEETATEDLVENLLDVRDNLVRAIEDDHDDVESLKEGVEMTLKELDRAFEDENVEEIAPEPGAETDPQRHEVMMQVESDQPEGTVADVYQPGYEMGGKVLRAAQVTVSQGDE, from the coding sequence ATGACCGACGAGGAAGTCACCGAGCAGGTGCGGGAGGACGCCGACGGAGCCGACGAGGAGCACGAGGCAGAGGAGGACGCCGACGCCGACTCCGCGGCCGAGGCGCAGGCCCGGGCGGACGCGCTCGGCCCGACCAGCACCAAGCTCGTCGCCGAGGTCGCCATCGAGGACGAGTCGCTCGCCGAGGACCTCGAGGACCACCTCGCCGACGTCGAGGCCGAGCGCGAGGCGGCCAGCGAGCGCGCCGACGAGCTCGAATCCAAGCTCAAGCGCGAGCGGGCGGACTTCCAGAACTACAAGAAGCGCGCGAAGAAGCGCCAGGAGCAGCTCGAGGAGACCGCAACCGAGGACCTGGTGGAGAACCTGCTGGACGTCCGGGACAACCTCGTGCGCGCCATCGAGGACGACCACGACGACGTCGAGAGCCTCAAGGAGGGCGTCGAGATGACCCTGAAGGAGCTCGACCGCGCGTTCGAGGACGAGAACGTCGAGGAGATCGCCCCCGAGCCCGGCGCCGAGACCGACCCACAGCGCCACGAGGTGATGATGCAGGTCGAGAGCGACCAGCCGGAGGGCACCGTCGCCGACGTCTACCAGCCCGGCTACGAGATGGGCGGGAAGGTCCTGCGGGCGGCGCAGGTGACGGTCAGCCAGGGCGACGAGTAG
- a CDS encoding luciferase domain-containing protein, giving the protein MGDQDKRRAARLVDRVIEEVAAWPHVNTNEHRFEGREFTLGPREVGHVHRWGIVDVPFTERLRDTLIEEGKTEEHHVVPESGWTTMYVEDDEDVDRATWLLRVSYLYHVNNLKKTPKGAEMFDEIDVAEELEDLGISDGVRAAFERRGVMES; this is encoded by the coding sequence ATGGGGGACCAGGACAAACGGCGGGCGGCGCGACTCGTCGACCGCGTCATCGAGGAGGTCGCCGCGTGGCCCCACGTCAACACCAACGAGCACCGCTTCGAGGGCCGGGAGTTCACGCTGGGCCCGCGCGAGGTGGGCCACGTCCACCGATGGGGCATCGTGGACGTGCCCTTCACCGAGCGCCTGCGCGACACCCTCATCGAGGAGGGCAAGACCGAAGAACACCACGTCGTCCCCGAGTCGGGGTGGACGACCATGTACGTCGAGGACGACGAGGACGTCGACCGGGCGACCTGGCTGCTCCGGGTCTCGTACCTCTACCACGTCAACAACCTCAAGAAGACGCCGAAGGGCGCCGAGATGTTCGACGAGATCGACGTGGCCGAGGAGCTCGAGGACCTGGGCATCAGCGACGGGGTGCGGGCCGCGTTCGAGCGCCGCGGCGTGATGGAGTCCTGA
- a CDS encoding DEAD/DEAH box helicase, which translates to MPHATLTFEEGTIRVETDPDADLDLPHAAADARSKTRRAPAFRYAALRDALARQGADLEDSVLDAPDLPDVASTYELRGYQRDALSAWEDAGRRGVPASDASGGSQRRSRWGVLELPTGSGKTVIGLKAIESLQTATLVVVPTIDLLEQWRRELEAEFGVPVGQLGGGEQNVEAITVSTYDSAYLRADELGDRFGLAIFDEVHHLGGEGYRDIARLLAAPARMGLTATFERPDGAHEVVADLVGGKAYAIDPEELAGEHLAPYDVKRVEVELTDAERERYEAANEVFTNYLARSDIRMRSGSDYQELVKRSGSDPEAREALLAKQRAREVMMNSDAKVDALESILDDHRDDRVIVFTAHNDLVYRLSERFLLPAVTHQTGAAERREILERFREGDYSRVVTSNVLDEGVDVPDANVAVVLSGSGSEREFTQRLGRILRPKDDGRPALLYEVVSAETAEERVAERRR; encoded by the coding sequence GTGCCCCACGCGACGCTCACCTTCGAGGAGGGGACAATCCGGGTCGAGACCGACCCCGACGCCGATCTCGATCTGCCCCACGCCGCGGCCGACGCCCGGTCGAAGACCCGCCGGGCGCCCGCCTTCCGGTACGCCGCCCTCCGCGACGCGCTGGCCCGGCAGGGCGCCGACCTCGAGGATTCGGTCCTCGACGCGCCCGACCTCCCCGACGTGGCCTCCACCTACGAGCTCCGCGGGTACCAGCGCGACGCCCTCTCGGCGTGGGAGGACGCCGGCCGGCGGGGCGTCCCCGCGAGCGACGCGAGCGGGGGCTCACAGCGGCGAAGCCGTTGGGGCGTCCTCGAGCTCCCGACCGGCAGCGGCAAGACCGTCATCGGACTGAAGGCCATCGAGTCGCTCCAGACCGCGACCCTCGTGGTCGTCCCGACCATCGACCTGCTGGAGCAGTGGCGCCGCGAACTCGAGGCGGAGTTCGGCGTCCCGGTCGGCCAGTTGGGCGGCGGCGAGCAGAACGTCGAAGCCATCACCGTCTCGACCTACGACTCGGCGTACCTGCGCGCCGACGAACTCGGCGACCGGTTCGGGCTGGCCATCTTCGACGAGGTCCACCACCTCGGCGGCGAAGGGTACCGGGACATCGCCCGGTTGCTGGCCGCGCCCGCCCGGATGGGACTGACCGCCACCTTCGAGCGCCCGGACGGCGCTCACGAGGTGGTCGCGGACCTCGTCGGCGGGAAGGCGTACGCCATCGACCCCGAGGAACTGGCGGGCGAGCACCTCGCGCCCTACGACGTCAAACGCGTCGAGGTCGAACTCACCGACGCCGAGCGCGAGCGCTACGAGGCCGCCAACGAGGTGTTCACGAACTACCTCGCCCGGTCGGACATCCGGATGCGGAGCGGCAGCGACTACCAGGAACTGGTCAAGCGCTCGGGCTCGGACCCCGAGGCCCGCGAGGCGCTGCTCGCCAAGCAGCGCGCCCGCGAGGTGATGATGAACAGCGACGCGAAGGTCGACGCCCTCGAATCGATTCTCGACGACCACCGCGACGACCGCGTCATCGTCTTCACCGCGCACAACGACCTGGTCTACCGGCTCTCGGAGCGGTTCCTCCTGCCCGCCGTCACCCACCAGACCGGGGCGGCCGAGCGCCGCGAGATTCTGGAGCGGTTCCGCGAGGGCGACTACTCCCGGGTCGTCACCTCGAACGTGCTCGACGAGGGCGTGGACGTCCCCGACGCCAACGTCGCCGTGGTGCTGTCGGGCAGCGGCAGCGAGCGGGAGTTCACCCAGCGGCTCGGCCGCATCCTCCGGCCGAAGGACGACGGCCGGCCCGCGCTGCTGTACGAGGTCGTCAGCGCCGAGACCGCCGAGGAGCGGGTGGCCGAGCGCAGGCGGTAA
- a CDS encoding DUF790 family protein, which yields MLTKDLLRVSRAGGGYRPRFAGREHRPLAARVLGTYQGHVGEPRADLDAALKDLEADADHFKLVRGFAKLLDREAAFETEAAVDPERARRTAFEAAEAVGVVTEAERDAALREASDRLGAGPDAVADALYADLDERQVMGRFDARWDPDQLLAQYNLSLAQTALFDATEVRVRTADPRALVSAVKRLRLMYEIRKTGGGSGPERRVSDREIVVTGPDALFRSTRRYGTRFARLLRTVAKADAWTLTATVDDYGTERTLSLSDDDPVRVPGTEPVADVTFDSGVEADFAARFESLDLDWALTREPEPLETGARVMIPDFAFDYSHADFRVFFEIMGFWTPEYVEKKLSQLEAVEDVELLVAVDESLGVGEDVEARDHRAIPYSGTIRLKDVRDALRRYEDDLVAASAADLPGELVPEADVISLEALAAEHGVSEDAVADKPFPDHERVGRTLVRPGVLAELDDRIESGTAYSAVEELLSEYGIDDASALLSELGYAVEWEGLSGGTVRRKG from the coding sequence ATGCTGACCAAGGACCTGCTGCGGGTCTCGCGGGCCGGCGGAGGCTACCGCCCCCGGTTCGCGGGCCGGGAGCACCGGCCGCTGGCCGCCAGGGTCCTCGGCACCTACCAGGGCCACGTCGGCGAGCCCCGCGCGGACCTCGACGCCGCGCTGAAGGACCTCGAAGCCGACGCCGACCACTTCAAGCTGGTCCGGGGGTTCGCCAAGCTGCTCGACCGCGAGGCCGCCTTCGAGACCGAGGCCGCGGTCGACCCCGAGCGCGCCCGCCGGACCGCGTTCGAGGCGGCCGAAGCAGTGGGGGTCGTCACCGAGGCCGAGCGCGACGCCGCCCTCCGGGAAGCGAGCGACCGGCTCGGCGCCGGTCCGGACGCGGTGGCCGACGCGCTGTACGCCGACCTCGACGAGCGGCAGGTCATGGGCCGATTCGACGCGCGGTGGGACCCCGACCAGCTTCTGGCCCAGTATAACCTCTCGCTGGCCCAGACCGCCCTGTTCGATGCGACCGAGGTCCGGGTCCGGACCGCCGACCCGCGGGCGCTCGTCTCGGCGGTCAAGCGCCTCCGGCTGATGTACGAGATCCGAAAGACCGGGGGCGGGAGCGGACCCGAGCGCCGGGTCTCGGACCGGGAGATCGTCGTCACCGGACCCGACGCCCTCTTCCGGTCGACCCGGCGGTACGGCACCCGGTTCGCGCGCCTCCTCCGGACCGTCGCGAAGGCCGACGCCTGGACGCTTACGGCGACCGTCGACGACTACGGCACCGAGCGCACCCTCTCGCTCTCGGACGACGACCCCGTCCGCGTGCCGGGCACCGAACCGGTCGCGGACGTGACCTTCGACAGCGGCGTCGAGGCCGACTTCGCCGCCCGGTTCGAGTCGCTCGACCTCGACTGGGCGCTGACCCGCGAGCCGGAACCCCTCGAGACCGGCGCGCGGGTGATGATTCCGGACTTCGCCTTCGACTACTCGCACGCCGACTTCCGGGTCTTCTTCGAGATTATGGGGTTCTGGACGCCAGAGTACGTCGAGAAGAAGCTCTCGCAACTGGAGGCCGTCGAAGACGTCGAACTGCTGGTGGCGGTCGACGAGAGCCTGGGCGTCGGCGAGGACGTCGAGGCCCGCGACCACCGCGCGATTCCCTACTCCGGAACTATCCGGCTCAAGGACGTCCGCGACGCGCTCCGGCGCTACGAGGACGACCTGGTCGCCGCGAGCGCGGCCGACCTGCCCGGCGAGCTGGTCCCGGAGGCGGACGTCATCTCGCTCGAAGCCCTCGCGGCCGAACACGGCGTCAGCGAGGACGCCGTCGCGGACAAGCCGTTCCCCGACCACGAGCGCGTGGGCCGGACGCTGGTGCGGCCCGGTGTGCTCGCTGAACTCGACGATCGGATCGAGTCCGGGACGGCCTACTCGGCGGTCGAGGAACTCCTGAGCGAGTACGGCATCGACGACGCGAGCGCACTGCTGTCCGAACTGGGGTACGCCGTCGAGTGGGAGGGGCTGAGCGGCGGGACCGTCCGGCGCAAGGGCTGA